The window TAAGATCGGCCTCTACTTTGCTTCCATCCTTGAACTGCAGACCTTCCACCCGTTTTTTACCGATGATTTTTTCTGTCTGCTTTTCAAGCAGAAAACGCATACCCTGCTTTTCCAGCTCCTTACGCAGCATACTCGCTGACGTCGGGGTTAGTTGGCGCTCCATTAAATAATTGAAAATATGCACCACATGGACTTCCATGCCCAGATTGAGCAGACCACGCGCTGCTTCCAATCCAAGAAGACCGCCTCCGATAACGACGGCTTTTTTATATGATTTGGAAGCTTCCAGCATTTTGTTGCAATCGCTAATATCCCGGAAAGCTGTCACACCCGGCTTATCCGCCCCGGGCAGCGGAAGCATGAACGGCAATGAACCAGTGGCCAGGATGAGTTGATCGTACTCGACAGTACGCCCCTTTTCACTGATTACCTGCTGCTTTGCCGTATCGATGCTGACGACCGGATCACCTGCATACAGCGTTATGCCGTTATCTTTATACCACTGCCAATCATTGATGGTAATATCATTTACCGTTGTGTCGCCCTGAAGCACCTTGGACAGCATGATGCGGTTATAGTTCGGGTGCGGCTCGCCGCCGAAAATCGTAATCTCAAAACGATCGGGAGCAAGCCCCAGAATTTCTTCCACGCAGCGTACTCCGGCCATACCGTTACCTATTAAGACTAGTTTTTGTTTCCCCATATATGCTTGACCTCCACGTTCCCATGCTGAAGTTCCATCCCACCAAAAGTTTTTCCCTACTAAACTGCTGTCGCGCCCTGTTTGTTGATCACCATACGTTTAGTCGCATGATTCATATATAGACAAACGCATGCAAAGAGCATAAGCATGACGAACCCAAGTGTGTATGCGCCTGACAAATCTTTAATAATGCCGAGTACGATCGGCGGAAAAAAACCGCCCACACCACCTGCGGCGCCAACGATGCCCGTTACCGCTCCAGTATTGCCCGAGGAAACTTCCGGAACCATTTTAAACACAGCCCCATTCCCTACTCCAAGTAAGGCGGCCGCAGTCAGACAGCTCACACTGAACCCGGTAAATTGATGCAAGGATGCCGCCATCGCGAGCGAAGTGACGATGATTCCTGCAAACACAGCCGCCAGAACTATGCGTGAACCGAATCGGTCCGCCAAATATCCGCCTAAAGGGCGAATGAGCGTGGATATAACGACAAACCCAGCTGTTTTCACGCCCGCTTCCGTTGCCGACAATTGAAATAAATCTTTGAGAAATGTTGGCAAGTAAACGCTGAAAGCAACGAAACCGCCGAATGTCAGAAAATAAAAGACCGATAAATACCAAGTCGACGGTTCCTTAAGTACGACCATTGATTGTTTGAACGTCTTCACCTTGGCAGGTGCAGGTAATTCCTTTGTTCCGATCCAAAAAATAATAGTCACGATCACAATCATGATCGCCAAGCTCCAAAATACCCACGGCAAACCATAACGATTAAACACAAAAGGCAACGTGTAGCTTGCCGCCGCACCACCCAAGTTGCCCAGTCCCGCTAATCCTAATACGAGACCTTGTCTCTCCGGCGGGAACCATCTCGATACATACGTCAGAGAAACGGCAAAAGTCGTCCCAGCCATCCCGATAAACAGCGCGCACAGCAGCAGCAGCCAGTAAGATTTGACCCATCCAGCAAGCAGCAGAGGAATCACAAGAAACAGCATGACTGCCGCAAATATTCGCTTACCGCCGAAGCGATCCGTATAAATCCCCATCGGGATTCGCAGGATCGATCCGAGTAGAACCGGCGTGGCGATCAGCACGCTTTTTTGAATGGTACTGAGATGAAATAGTTCCTGAATTTGTCCGGCAATCGGAGCGAATACACTCCAGATGATGAACGAAGCCATCATAGCCATTGTCGATAACCCTAGTGCAAGGGCGGATCCATTTTGTCGCATCGCTCGTACTCTCCCTCAGGCTAGGATGCCCTGATACTTTCCTCTTCGATGTGCAGATACATATCTCCGCTCTCATCCACTTCCACCTGGAAAGCTGTTACACAGCCTTCGTCCGGCGCTTGAACGACTCCATCGTGCAAATTAATCTTCCAGTCGTGCAGCGGGCAAAATACATGATGATCACACACGATACCTTCGGAAAGCTTACCCGCTTTATGCGGGCAGCGATTCTCAATGGCTCTGACCGTACCGCCTGAAAACTTGAACACGGCGATTTCCAATGCTCCGATTCGGACAACCCTCGATCTTTTTTCCGCAATTTCCGAAATGTTCCCAACGTGAATACGTTTCATATGTTTCATCCCCTCTATTTCAAAATAGACTCTGCCGACTGCTCTTCCATCGGAACGAACGTCTTGCGCAGCTCTTGCTGTTCAATGATTTCTTTCCAAGGATCCTTCATCAGATCCAACGCCTTCTCAATCCGCTCAATTAGAGCGGTGCGGTCTTCTTTACTCTCCAACGCCACTTTGATCGTATCTAAACCGACACGTTCTACCCACTCGGCAGTTCGTTCGTTGTACTTCCCTGTTTCGCGATAATACTGCAAGTAAGCGCCGGACCATTCCAGTACTTCTTCTTCGGTTTTCACTTTGCACAGTAAATCGGTTCCGCGAAGCTTTGTTCCTCCGTTACCACCGACATGCAGCTCCCAGCCTCCGTCAATCGCCACAACGCCAAAATCCTTGATCGTGGCTTCCGCGCAGTTCCGTGGACAGCCCGATACGGCCATTTTAACTTTTGCCGGCGTGCCCAGACGCTCAAACTTCTTCTCTAGCTGAATACCCATGCCGATAGCATCTTGCGTACCGAAGCGGCAGAACGTTGAACCTACACACGTTTTCACTGTACGCAGTGTCTTACCATATGCGTAGCCTGAAGGCATATCGAGATCAGCCCACATGCCTGGCAAGTCTTCCTTCTTCACACCGAGCAAGTCAATACGCTGACCACCTGTTACTTTCACGAGCGGCACTTCGTATTTCTCTGCGATTTCCGCGATTTTTTTCAGATCCTTCGGTGTCGTGACACCCCCATACATTCTCGGAACAACCGAGTACGTGCCATCCTTCTGGATATTCGCGTGATTGCGTTCGTTCACAAAGCGGGACTCTCTTTCGTCCTCATGCTCTTCCGGCCATACCATGGCCAGATAATAGTTGAGCGCCGGGCGACATTTGGAGCAGCCTTCTGTATTCGACCATTCCAGTACATTCATGACTTCCTTCGATGTCGTCAATCTCATACCGCGGATCGCTTCCACCACTTCATCACGTCCAAGTGTCGTACAGCCGCAAATGCCTTCTTTTACGGTTTTCACACCGTCTGCGCCGAGTACGTAAGTGAGCACATCAGCTACAAGAGGCTTACAGCCGCCGCAGGAAGCGGAAGCTTTGGTACAAGCTTTTATCTCATTGATGCTGGAACAGCCTTTCTCTTGAACAGCCTGAACGATCGCGCCTTTGGATACACCGTTACAGCCGCAAACAATTTCGTCATCGCTCATCGACGCAACCAAATCAAGGCCGGATTTCGCTTTACCTCCACCCTCACCGAGCAGAACCGTCTTTTCTTTACCAGTTACATCTTCTCCGTTACGAATCATCGCAAACAGGCGAGAGCCGTCACTGATGTCACCGAACAAAACAGCACCGATGACTTTGCCGTCTCTAATAACGACCTTCTTATAAATACCTTCGAAATCGTCCTGCACGCGTACGGCACGGGTATCAGGTTTATCTGCATATTCACCTGCCGAGAACACGTCCACGCCCGATACTTTCAGCTTGGTCGATACGACGGAGCCTTGATAACCAGCGGTCTCTATGCCTGCGAGCCGTTTGGCAAGCACCCCGCCTTGCTCGTAGAGCGGAGCGACTAAGCCATACGCTACACCGCGATGCTCGGCACATTCGCCGACGGAATAGATGTTAGGCACGTTCGTTTCGAGAAGGTCATTGACAACAATACCTCGATTGATCTCAATTCCGCTGCTTTTGGCAAGCGCAATGTTAGGGCGAATCCCTACGGCCATGACCACGAGGTCCGTTTCAATTTCCGATCCGTCCGTAAAACGAAGTCCCGTAACACGTTTTTTTCCGAGAATCGATTCGCTGTTTTTCTTTAACAAGAACTTCATGCCTTGGCGTTCCAATTCTTGCTGCAGCAATAGAGAAGCTGTTCTATCGAGCTGTAGATTCATCAAGTATTCGTTAATGTGTACAACCGATACTTCCATATTCAGATTTAGCAGGCCACGCGCTGCCTCCAGACCGAGAAGCCCTCCGCCAATCACGACCGCTTTCTTGTATTTCTTAGCGGCTTCAATCATCGTTTCGCAATCTTTGATATCTCGGAAGGCGATGACGCCTTCTTTGTCCGCGCCAGGCAGCGGAAGCATGAACGGCAGCGATCCTGTTGCGATGATCAGTTCATCGTAAGGGACGCTAACACCTCCGTCAGTTCTAACGAGCTTGCGTTCCGTATCAATTTTGTTGACTGTATGTCCCGTGTACAATGTGATGTGATTTTCTTCGTACCAGGACCAGTCGTTGATAACAATGTCCTTCATATCGGCATCGCCTGCCAAAACCGATGAAAGCAGGATGCGATTGTAGTTCGGGTGCGGTTCGCTTCCGAAGATTGTAATTTCGTAGCGGTTCGGCGCAAGCTTTAGCATTTGCTCGATACAACTGACTCCAGCCATTCCGTTTCCTACCATAACAATTTTTTTCTTCATTTTGATTCACGCTCCTGTATCGGTTATATTCTTACATTGAATGTTAGTTAATTAATAAATTCTTTAATATCCGTTACACTGTAAATTTTTACGTCAAATTATCTAACATACGAATAATTACTACTAATGTAACTCAGAAATTCGTATTTTTCAACAAAAATTTGCAGTTTCACTTAGTAAAACCAACAAACGTTTCTTTATTTCACGAACAATTTAACGTAAATTACAATTAATTGTTCGGTTTTACAAATTAATAACAGTTATATTGTGGAAAATACGAACAATTAGTTTATTACTTCGATAATTGAAAACGCTTTAATGTTATATTAAATAACATAGAAATTAGTTGTACTAGTCATTCACCTTTTTCAAATTGCTATCTATACATCCAAAGTACCCCAACATATTATCCTCATGATTTTGTTAACTACATGAGAAGGACGAGTAGGAACCCTCAGCTGCCTTTTCCGCACGATAGGCTGGGGTTTAGATCTGAGAAGGCCGAATCGGGCTTCTCAGTGAGGTTTTGCTGGGGCTAGCGGTGCGAGAGTGCATAGTAAGTGGGAATCCTCAACGTCTATTCCAAAACTTATACTTTCTTTCTATTGTGGTAACAAAAAAAGCCTCACAACCCGCAGTTCCGCGGCTGTAAGGCCTTTCCTTCATACGTTTTAAACCTTATAGAACTTCAATGAACCTTTGAGCGAACCAGGGATCCCACTGGGTCCCACTGGGTCCCCTTTCCTTCAGCGAGAATGGCCAGTGCCTTCTCGACCGGCATCCCTTTCCGATAGGGACGATCGGAGGTCATGGCATCGAAGGCATCGGCAACCGCAATGATGCGGCCGAACTCCGGAATATCCAGGCCCTTCAGGCCATCCGGATACCCGCAGCCATCAAAGCGCTCATGATGCGAGCGCACGCCTGGAAGCAGGGGCGCCATAGCCTCAGCCGGCTCGATTTGCTTCAAAATCGATTCGCCGAGCACAGGGTGCAGCTTGATCTGCTCGAACTCCTCGTCGGTGAGCCGACTTTCCTTCAGCAGCACATCGTCGCGCACACCGATTTTGCCGATATCATGCAATAGAGCGGTCTTGTTCAATAGATCGAGCTCCTGTTCGTTCAAATCTACAGCTCGTCCAATCAACAAGGAATACTTGGCGACACGCGTCGAATGACCTGCTGTATAAGCATCCCGAGCATCGAGTGCAGCCGCTAATGTGGAATAGTAGCTCTGCAGCAGTTGGTTGTTCATCTTTTCACGCGTTTCAAGCCCCTTTACCATGTGGTTGAAACCAGACTAGCCGCGAAAATTCATCCGAAAATAAATCTGAGGCTCTTACCTGCAGATCGCCGGATTGAACTTCTTTCATTGCCCTATATAAATCTCCAATTGGCTGTTGGATGTCTCTTGCCAGCATGCGTGCCCCTAAGGAGGAAAAGCCGACTCCAAGCAGTAGAATGATACCCGCCCATTTCCAATAATCGACCGTCATATCCGAGGACTGCGAAATCAAACGAATTTGAGTTGCTAAACTAAACAGAAAGAGCGGCATAGTTCCAATGAGGAAAGCACTTAGCTGAAACTTTCGTTGAATCGAAACGATGACTCTTCCATCCAAGGAAACATCTTCACCGTAGATGCGCTGTCCCAATTTCCGAATATGTATGAGCACCGGCCTGATGGCCTGAGCTGTTGTGAAGAACTCTAGTAAAGCATGCATGCTCGCCACAAGCACTGCACCAATACCGGCAAGCCCTATGTAAAAAACCGGAAGAGATAACCAACCTCTCGCAATCCCGATGCTAGCCATCGTCATAGCAGGGATCGATAAGCCAAGAAAGTGCGGCCCCATGATCCGCATCACCGAAAGCGCCGGAAATCGGTGCGTTTGTAAATAGGCTTCTCGGATGGTTGCCAGATCCGGAGTCTCCTGCTCCAGCATCTCGCGAATAGGCTTCATATGCCTACGAAACACCGCGATTTCAGCAAGCATCATCACGCATAGCGAGGTGACCATAATGAAGAATACTCGCACCATTTCCGCATTCGAAATCGTTAGAGTTGTAGAAATGATGACTCCGCCAACCACAACAACAGCGATCCCAGACCCCATTATATAATTTAACAATAAATTCCATAGAAACTTTCTGTATATCTGCACGATGTAGGGTCCTCATTTCTTTGAAGCTATCTACCATTTCACTTAATTCTTGTGTTTTTCTCATTGTATAGCAATTCAACCATTTTCGCTTTAAATCTAAAACGCTTTTAATAAAAAAATCCCCAGCCTGGAAGCTGAGGACATTGCTCAATAATACTGCGCATTCACGTTATTCCGATTCCTTATTCAAAATAAGTTCGTTATCCTTGCCTAGGAATGCACGCGCAAGATCCGTCACGCTTTTGCCTGTTAGCGTCTGTGTAATTTCCGGTACTTGCGCGATCATTTTGGCAATATCGCCTGTAATCCGATTCACGCCTGACGTCGTTCCATCTTGCGAAATTACCGTAATTTTATCTACATTGCTCAGCGGGGCCGCAATTTTCTCAGCCAATTCCGGCAGTATGCGAAGAATCTCCACTGTAACCGCCGCCTGTGTATACTGCTTGTAAGCCTCCGCTTTCTTCTCCAACGCTTCAGCCTCCGCAAGTCCCGCCAAGCGGACGACTTCCGCATTCGCTTTCCCTTTCGCGAGCTCCGCTTCGGCCGTCGCTTCGCCGCGTTTTCTCGTCGACTCGGCATCCGCCTCGGCTTCGAGAATTTGCCTCTGCTTATTGACTTCGGCGCGCATAATAGCTGCTAGCTTTTCCGCTTCAGCTGGCTTAATGACCGACGCTTCGAGCTCTTTCTCCTTCAGCTCGACTTCAATCTGGCGAACTGTCTTGTTCGCCTCCGCTTCCATCTGCTTGATCTTCACCTGTTCAGTCACGAGTGATTGTTGAATTTGATTCTGCTTCAATTCATAGGCCAAATCCGCTTCAGCCTGCCGGCTCGTCGTTTCCTGCTTGAACTCGGCTTCCTTCATACTGAGCTCTTTGCGGTACTGCGCTTCCTTCGCCGAAGCAGCGCTCTCCGCCTCAATCTTTAACTGATGGGCTTCCGCTCGACGAATCGCGGATTCCTTCTCCGTATCTGCCTGACGAATTTGAATATCCCGCTCCACTTCAGCTCTGGCAATACTAGCACTTTTGCGGATACGCTCCACTTCCGGCACGCCCAGGTTCTCAATGTATCCTTGATCGTCGGCCACTCGTTTGAGTACAAAGGAGATAAGGCTCAGCCCCATTTTATCCAAATCCTCCGAACAAGTTTCCCTCATCTTGCTGTTGAGTTCATCCGGGTTCTTGAGAATAGCTTCAACTGGAAGCTGCCCAACCAACCCGCGAAGATGCCCTTCTACAGAATGCAAAATCATCATTTCCCGCTCCAGCAGTGTGTGGTCAAGAAACTGTTCCGAGGCTGTGCCAATCGCGATTGGATCACTTTGAATCTTGATCTGAGCCACCGCCTCAATTTTGAGCCGTATTCCCTGCTGGGAAAACATAGGTTGATCCGGCTTCACATCAAAGCTCATGAGCATCATAGAGATCGTTTTAAAACTTTGAAAACCAGGGATGACGAACGTCCCTCCACCTTGTACGACCCTTTTACCACCTAAACCATACACAATCATGGCTTCATTCGGTGGCACTTTCTTGTACGCTCTCACAATAGAAGCCAGTAAGATAAAAACAACAACAACAATCGCAACAACCGTATACAAAATTCCCAACATAAACGCATAACCTCCCAGTAGTTAATTGCAGCTGCTATTATTGGTTAAACCCCGTTACCGTCGCAATCCCTTTATTCATGTACAAAACGACGACCTTCGTCCCTTTCGGAATGGATTCCCCATTCTCAGAGCGAACACTGATAGAACGCGTAGTGCCATGCATCACAAACATCATTTCGCCCATACCCTTTCCATTAATCGGCACAGACAGCTTTCCTAACTGACCACTCAGGTCAAAATCGCTCTCTTTCATGCTGTGGTCATGCTTATAAATAACTTTGGCGTAGAGAAGGAAGAAGAGCCATCCAATGAAGAGACCGGCACCGATTGCGATAAGCAGAATGAGCA is drawn from Paenibacillus sp. V4I7 and contains these coding sequences:
- a CDS encoding NfeD family protein — protein: MMTLFAICFFVGLVLTVLITFFGGEFHADNGAAHAHGGPSFFNLSSILASLTVFGGIGYMLNQVGMTSVLLILLIAIGAGLFIGWLFFLLYAKVIYKHDHSMKESDFDLSGQLGKLSVPINGKGMGEMMFVMHGTTRSISVRSENGESIPKGTKVVVLYMNKGIATVTGFNQ
- a CDS encoding methyl-accepting chemotaxis protein, which encodes MQIYRKFLWNLLLNYIMGSGIAVVVVGGVIISTTLTISNAEMVRVFFIMVTSLCVMMLAEIAVFRRHMKPIREMLEQETPDLATIREAYLQTHRFPALSVMRIMGPHFLGLSIPAMTMASIGIARGWLSLPVFYIGLAGIGAVLVASMHALLEFFTTAQAIRPVLIHIRKLGQRIYGEDVSLDGRVIVSIQRKFQLSAFLIGTMPLFLFSLATQIRLISQSSDMTVDYWKWAGIILLLGVGFSSLGARMLARDIQQPIGDLYRAMKEVQSGDLQVRASDLFSDEFSRLVWFQPHGKGA
- a CDS encoding HD-GYP domain-containing protein gives rise to the protein MVKGLETREKMNNQLLQSYYSTLAAALDARDAYTAGHSTRVAKYSLLIGRAVDLNEQELDLLNKTALLHDIGKIGVRDDVLLKESRLTDEEFEQIKLHPVLGESILKQIEPAEAMAPLLPGVRSHHERFDGCGYPDGLKGLDIPEFGRIIAVADAFDAMTSDRPYRKGMPVEKALAILAEGKGTQWDPVGSLVRSKVH
- a CDS encoding nitrate/nitrite transporter; translation: MRQNGSALALGLSTMAMMASFIIWSVFAPIAGQIQELFHLSTIQKSVLIATPVLLGSILRIPMGIYTDRFGGKRIFAAVMLFLVIPLLLAGWVKSYWLLLLCALFIGMAGTTFAVSLTYVSRWFPPERQGLVLGLAGLGNLGGAAASYTLPFVFNRYGLPWVFWSLAIMIVIVTIIFWIGTKELPAPAKVKTFKQSMVVLKEPSTWYLSVFYFLTFGGFVAFSVYLPTFLKDLFQLSATEAGVKTAGFVVISTLIRPLGGYLADRFGSRIVLAAVFAGIIVTSLAMAASLHQFTGFSVSCLTAAALLGVGNGAVFKMVPEVSSGNTGAVTGIVGAAGGVGGFFPPIVLGIIKDLSGAYTLGFVMLMLFACVCLYMNHATKRMVINKQGATAV
- the nirD gene encoding nitrite reductase small subunit NirD; the encoded protein is MKRIHVGNISEIAEKRSRVVRIGALEIAVFKFSGGTVRAIENRCPHKAGKLSEGIVCDHHVFCPLHDWKINLHDGVVQAPDEGCVTAFQVEVDESGDMYLHIEEESIRAS
- a CDS encoding flotillin family protein, whose amino-acid sequence is MLGILYTVVAIVVVVFILLASIVRAYKKVPPNEAMIVYGLGGKRVVQGGGTFVIPGFQSFKTISMMLMSFDVKPDQPMFSQQGIRLKIEAVAQIKIQSDPIAIGTASEQFLDHTLLEREMMILHSVEGHLRGLVGQLPVEAILKNPDELNSKMRETCSEDLDKMGLSLISFVLKRVADDQGYIENLGVPEVERIRKSASIARAEVERDIQIRQADTEKESAIRRAEAHQLKIEAESAASAKEAQYRKELSMKEAEFKQETTSRQAEADLAYELKQNQIQQSLVTEQVKIKQMEAEANKTVRQIEVELKEKELEASVIKPAEAEKLAAIMRAEVNKQRQILEAEADAESTRKRGEATAEAELAKGKANAEVVRLAGLAEAEALEKKAEAYKQYTQAAVTVEILRILPELAEKIAAPLSNVDKITVISQDGTTSGVNRITGDIAKMIAQVPEITQTLTGKSVTDLARAFLGKDNELILNKESE
- the nirB gene encoding nitrite reductase large subunit NirB; the protein is MKKKIVMVGNGMAGVSCIEQMLKLAPNRYEITIFGSEPHPNYNRILLSSVLAGDADMKDIVINDWSWYEENHITLYTGHTVNKIDTERKLVRTDGGVSVPYDELIIATGSLPFMLPLPGADKEGVIAFRDIKDCETMIEAAKKYKKAVVIGGGLLGLEAARGLLNLNMEVSVVHINEYLMNLQLDRTASLLLQQELERQGMKFLLKKNSESILGKKRVTGLRFTDGSEIETDLVVMAVGIRPNIALAKSSGIEINRGIVVNDLLETNVPNIYSVGECAEHRGVAYGLVAPLYEQGGVLAKRLAGIETAGYQGSVVSTKLKVSGVDVFSAGEYADKPDTRAVRVQDDFEGIYKKVVIRDGKVIGAVLFGDISDGSRLFAMIRNGEDVTGKEKTVLLGEGGGKAKSGLDLVASMSDDEIVCGCNGVSKGAIVQAVQEKGCSSINEIKACTKASASCGGCKPLVADVLTYVLGADGVKTVKEGICGCTTLGRDEVVEAIRGMRLTTSKEVMNVLEWSNTEGCSKCRPALNYYLAMVWPEEHEDERESRFVNERNHANIQKDGTYSVVPRMYGGVTTPKDLKKIAEIAEKYEVPLVKVTGGQRIDLLGVKKEDLPGMWADLDMPSGYAYGKTLRTVKTCVGSTFCRFGTQDAIGMGIQLEKKFERLGTPAKVKMAVSGCPRNCAEATIKDFGVVAIDGGWELHVGGNGGTKLRGTDLLCKVKTEEEVLEWSGAYLQYYRETGKYNERTAEWVERVGLDTIKVALESKEDRTALIERIEKALDLMKDPWKEIIEQQELRKTFVPMEEQSAESILK